A window of the Bdellovibrio sp. ZAP7 genome harbors these coding sequences:
- a CDS encoding PIF1 family ATP-dependent DNA helicase has product MTKKPVELSPEQADALELLRSGENVFLTGGAGSGKSFLIRQFMRELDPKAIPILASTGAAAVLLGGRTFHSFFGLGIMEGGPDSTYQRASKDNKLMARLRKVEGVIIDEISMIPGQALMIAEALSQKARESSLPWGGMRIIAVGDFAQLPPVTQNGPRDWCFLNPVWQQTGFQSVMLSHNQRVSDNLFLDVLSDVRHGLVTERVRDFLNEHLRDHDQDDPGTRLFPRKADADDFNQKKLSEINEEEVTIDSIYFGSEKHVDILMKSAPVPVKLVLKLGCRVMFLQNDPQKRWVNGTRGVVTDIAADEITIKKDGGREVTADKVSFALQDAEGNVMAQVIQFPLTLAYATTIHKSQGATLDDLWCNLSRLWEPGQAYVALSRLKSAQGLHLIGWNPRSIIVDPKVLEFYKKLEARSSEAGV; this is encoded by the coding sequence ATGACAAAAAAACCTGTGGAACTCTCACCCGAACAAGCTGATGCTCTGGAACTTTTAAGGTCCGGAGAGAACGTTTTTTTGACGGGTGGGGCGGGCAGCGGCAAGAGTTTTTTAATTCGTCAGTTCATGCGCGAACTTGACCCAAAGGCCATACCGATTCTGGCCAGTACCGGAGCGGCAGCAGTTCTGTTGGGTGGCCGAACTTTTCATAGTTTTTTTGGTTTGGGTATTATGGAGGGTGGTCCTGACTCCACTTACCAGCGTGCTTCCAAAGATAATAAATTGATGGCGCGACTTCGTAAAGTCGAGGGCGTGATCATCGATGAAATTTCGATGATTCCTGGACAGGCGTTGATGATCGCCGAAGCGCTTTCGCAAAAAGCCCGTGAGTCCAGTCTGCCTTGGGGTGGCATGCGCATTATCGCTGTCGGTGATTTTGCCCAGCTTCCTCCGGTCACACAAAATGGTCCGCGTGACTGGTGTTTTTTAAATCCCGTCTGGCAGCAAACCGGTTTTCAATCCGTGATGCTTTCCCATAATCAACGCGTCTCTGATAATTTATTTTTAGATGTGTTGAGTGATGTTCGTCACGGTTTGGTGACGGAACGTGTGCGCGATTTTTTAAATGAACATTTACGTGACCATGATCAAGACGATCCGGGGACAAGATTATTTCCGCGCAAAGCCGATGCGGATGATTTCAATCAGAAAAAATTAAGCGAGATCAACGAAGAAGAAGTTACGATTGATTCGATTTATTTTGGCTCTGAAAAACACGTCGATATTCTGATGAAGTCAGCACCGGTGCCGGTAAAACTGGTTTTGAAATTGGGCTGCCGGGTGATGTTTTTGCAAAATGATCCGCAAAAACGTTGGGTGAATGGAACTCGGGGAGTGGTGACGGATATCGCTGCCGATGAAATCACAATCAAAAAAGACGGTGGTCGCGAAGTCACGGCCGACAAGGTTTCCTTTGCTTTGCAAGATGCCGAGGGCAATGTCATGGCGCAGGTGATTCAATTTCCTCTGACGCTGGCTTATGCAACGACGATTCACAAAAGCCAGGGGGCAACTTTGGATGACTTGTGGTGTAACTTGAGTCGTCTGTGGGAGCCTGGCCAAGCTTATGTGGCACTGTCCCGGTTAAAATCTGCTCAAGGTCTGCATTTGATTGGTTGGAATCCCAGATCAATTATCGTGGACCCAAAAGTTTTGGAATTTTACAAGAAGCTAGAAGCCCGCTCCAGCGAAGCTGGAGTGTAG
- a CDS encoding aromatic amino acid hydroxylase has product METDFLPPHLRKYVVEQHYEKYTPIDQAVWRYILRQLKSYLSKHAHESYVEGLSKTGISVERIPRIEEISNKLKEFGWRALPVSGFIPPAAFMELQSLGVLPIASDMRSIDHLLYTPAPDIVHEAAGHAPILIQPEFAEYLRQYAQVAKKAILSKEDLDMYEAIRELSDLKENPGSTAEQIKAAELKLETVSKNTTHVSEAAELGRMNWWTAEYGLIGTLDNPKIFGAGLLSSKGESQACLKPNVKKIPLSVECIKQGYDITEQQPQLFVTPDFKTLVRVLNEMADQMAFRLGGLQGLNKAIEAQSVNSAELSSGIQISGQIIEAITDSAQNVAYLRLQGPSQLSFKDKQLPGHDKSYHLHGFGTPVGFLKDYPSKDASNLTRTEWADIGVEIGSKSRLEFVSGVVVTGTVKGMTVVEGKTILLSLTDAKAEFQGRILFDPSWGQYDMALGAKVNSVFGGPADREAYGETEDFVAKRVPAPHYQPEELKLQTQYGRLRELREKNIQAAELEKSLSDLLANHDKDFPQDWLLRLEALELTKARLSNSALLAKLEKDLQGLAGKDETTKNLIHDGIALSGNL; this is encoded by the coding sequence ATGGAGACGGACTTTTTACCACCGCATCTTAGAAAATACGTCGTTGAGCAGCACTATGAAAAGTACACTCCGATCGATCAAGCAGTCTGGCGCTATATCCTGCGCCAGCTGAAATCCTATTTGTCCAAACACGCCCACGAAAGTTACGTCGAGGGTTTGAGCAAAACAGGTATTTCCGTTGAGCGTATTCCGCGCATTGAAGAAATCAGCAACAAACTGAAAGAATTCGGCTGGAGAGCTTTGCCGGTAAGTGGATTTATCCCACCGGCGGCATTTATGGAATTGCAATCCCTAGGGGTTCTTCCGATTGCCTCTGACATGAGAAGCATCGATCACCTTCTGTACACACCAGCTCCCGACATCGTTCACGAAGCGGCAGGACATGCGCCGATTTTGATTCAACCAGAATTTGCGGAATACCTTCGTCAATATGCTCAGGTTGCTAAAAAAGCGATCCTTAGCAAAGAAGACCTCGATATGTACGAGGCGATTCGCGAGTTGTCTGATTTGAAAGAAAATCCGGGCTCGACTGCGGAACAAATCAAAGCAGCAGAACTAAAACTGGAAACTGTCAGCAAAAATACCACTCACGTATCCGAAGCTGCAGAGCTGGGTCGCATGAATTGGTGGACTGCTGAATATGGTTTGATCGGCACTTTGGATAATCCAAAAATTTTCGGTGCGGGACTTCTTTCCAGCAAAGGCGAATCTCAGGCTTGCTTAAAACCAAACGTTAAAAAGATTCCCCTTTCAGTTGAATGCATCAAGCAAGGCTACGACATCACAGAACAACAACCACAATTGTTCGTAACTCCTGATTTTAAAACTTTGGTGCGTGTTCTGAATGAAATGGCTGACCAGATGGCTTTCCGCTTGGGTGGCCTGCAAGGTTTGAATAAAGCCATTGAAGCTCAATCGGTGAATTCTGCAGAATTATCGTCAGGTATTCAAATCTCTGGCCAAATCATTGAAGCGATCACCGATTCAGCGCAGAACGTAGCTTACCTTCGCTTACAAGGTCCTTCACAACTTTCTTTCAAGGATAAACAACTTCCAGGTCACGACAAGTCTTACCATTTGCATGGCTTTGGCACCCCGGTTGGATTTTTAAAAGACTACCCGTCGAAAGATGCTTCCAATCTGACTCGCACCGAGTGGGCAGATATCGGCGTGGAAATCGGCAGTAAATCTCGTTTGGAATTTGTTTCCGGTGTCGTGGTGACAGGAACTGTAAAAGGCATGACGGTTGTTGAAGGCAAAACAATTTTGCTTTCCCTCACTGATGCGAAAGCTGAATTCCAGGGCCGCATCCTGTTTGATCCGTCATGGGGTCAGTACGATATGGCTTTGGGAGCTAAAGTTAATTCAGTCTTTGGTGGCCCGGCGGACCGCGAGGCTTATGGTGAAACTGAAGACTTCGTCGCAAAACGTGTCCCAGCCCCCCATTACCAGCCAGAAGAGCTTAAACTGCAGACGCAATACGGTCGCTTAAGAGAACTTCGTGAAAAGAATATCCAGGCTGCAGAGCTGGAAAAATCTTTGTCCGATCTTTTGGCAAACCATGATAAGGACTTCCCACAAGATTGGTTGCTTCGCCTGGAGGCTTTGGAATTGACCAAAGCTCGTTTAAGCAACTCGGCTTTGTTGGCAAAACTTGAAAAGGATCTTCAAGGTTTGGCAGGCAAAGATGAAACTACTAAAAATCTTATCCACGACGGAATTGCTTTATCAGGAAACCTGTAA
- a CDS encoding M13 family metallopeptidase has product MNRSLLILMAASLTAQFSFAAKPSSDIPEKREFPVNTSINPCENFEGYVCSNVKESFKLRADRSYHDFAFSDSAERLLETKKKFMADLPKAKDLNERTQQLRNFYMSCMDPKARAKAEKDEVKRVQKSLQGIESWEDLVTYLNQQQSKGGQFSLANMWSYPDPDDSNKLNVGLFGNLMGLPDQKYYEQPELMKDYQKLLTAFFKNVDPKGKDGKAEDRAKAVIEVEKDFAKVYPTPAKRRERFSERHISTQDEVVKKYPNLKLDILFKKAPKTALVSVPLFEGTDFVNAEIAKRPLAVWKDVALRKSVYQYLDDGYSKFYEQRFAFNKKYFGGPETRPVRQERCTEEIMGNFDKELDAALIEKLFPNFDEAKVQEIGTKIRSSILEGLENNKWLSKDAKKEAIKKIKTARLQLVKPHNDREWDFTPLRHYSQTDMMVNDRLLAEANYSKMLHELTEPNNKDAWGMGPLTVNAYYSPTENKFVLPIGILQYPFYNKDGSITENLGAVGAVIGHELGHGIDDKGSKFDSAGALKEWMKDKDLEQFSKRGERMVDQFNKIDHDGKLTLGENVADLVGLTFAYNAAFPGNKGSLEDKKAFFTAYGRLWCTVARPDFEKLQRKTDPHSSGIARINEQVKHQPGFAEAFQCKPGDKMTLPEADRVQIW; this is encoded by the coding sequence ATGAATCGCTCTTTGTTGATTTTGATGGCAGCGAGTCTAACGGCTCAGTTCTCTTTCGCTGCTAAACCATCCTCTGACATTCCCGAAAAACGTGAATTTCCCGTAAATACTTCGATCAATCCTTGTGAAAATTTCGAAGGCTACGTTTGTTCAAACGTGAAGGAATCTTTCAAGCTTCGTGCCGATCGCAGCTATCATGATTTCGCGTTCAGCGATTCTGCAGAAAGACTTTTGGAAACCAAAAAGAAATTCATGGCTGACTTGCCTAAGGCAAAAGATCTGAATGAGCGCACTCAACAGCTTCGCAACTTCTATATGTCCTGCATGGATCCCAAAGCCCGCGCGAAAGCAGAAAAAGATGAAGTTAAGCGCGTGCAAAAATCTTTGCAGGGCATCGAATCCTGGGAAGATCTAGTTACATACCTGAACCAACAACAATCCAAAGGTGGACAGTTCTCGTTGGCGAATATGTGGAGCTACCCTGATCCAGATGATTCAAATAAATTGAACGTGGGTCTATTTGGCAACCTGATGGGTCTTCCGGATCAAAAATACTATGAGCAACCGGAATTGATGAAAGACTATCAGAAACTTTTAACGGCATTCTTTAAAAACGTCGATCCCAAAGGCAAAGACGGCAAAGCGGAAGACCGTGCCAAAGCGGTGATCGAAGTTGAAAAAGACTTTGCTAAAGTTTACCCAACTCCAGCCAAGCGTCGTGAACGCTTCTCTGAACGACACATCAGCACCCAAGACGAGGTCGTAAAAAAATATCCGAATTTGAAACTGGATATTCTGTTTAAGAAAGCTCCGAAAACAGCTTTGGTTTCCGTGCCCTTGTTTGAAGGAACTGACTTTGTAAACGCGGAAATTGCCAAGCGTCCTTTGGCTGTTTGGAAAGACGTCGCCTTAAGAAAGTCCGTTTATCAATATCTAGATGACGGTTACTCAAAATTCTATGAACAGCGTTTTGCTTTTAATAAAAAATACTTCGGTGGACCTGAAACTCGGCCGGTGCGCCAAGAGCGTTGCACCGAAGAAATCATGGGTAATTTCGATAAAGAACTTGATGCGGCTTTGATCGAAAAACTATTCCCGAATTTCGACGAGGCCAAAGTTCAAGAAATCGGAACAAAAATCCGTTCCAGCATCCTGGAAGGCTTGGAAAACAATAAATGGCTTTCTAAAGACGCTAAAAAAGAAGCGATCAAAAAGATTAAAACAGCTCGCTTGCAATTGGTAAAACCACACAACGATCGTGAATGGGATTTCACTCCCCTCCGCCATTATTCCCAAACGGATATGATGGTGAATGATCGTTTGTTGGCTGAAGCTAATTACAGCAAAATGCTGCACGAACTTACTGAACCCAACAATAAAGACGCTTGGGGCATGGGCCCGTTGACCGTGAATGCTTACTACAGCCCGACGGAAAACAAGTTCGTTTTGCCGATCGGTATTTTGCAATATCCGTTCTATAACAAAGACGGCAGCATCACAGAAAACCTGGGTGCGGTGGGTGCCGTGATCGGTCACGAATTGGGTCATGGTATCGATGACAAGGGTTCAAAATTTGACTCTGCCGGTGCCTTGAAAGAATGGATGAAAGATAAAGACCTGGAACAGTTCTCTAAACGTGGCGAGCGTATGGTAGACCAATTTAATAAAATTGATCACGACGGAAAACTAACCTTGGGTGAAAACGTAGCCGATTTGGTTGGATTGACGTTTGCTTACAACGCCGCTTTCCCGGGAAACAAAGGCAGCCTTGAAGACAAGAAAGCTTTCTTTACCGCGTATGGACGCTTGTGGTGCACGGTGGCTCGTCCTGACTTTGAAAAACTGCAAAGAAAAACAGACCCGCATTCTTCCGGGATCGCTCGCATTAACGAGCAGGTAAAACACCAGCCAGGATTTGCGGAAGCGTTTCAATGCAAACCAGGCGATAAAATGACCCTACCTGAGGCCGATAGAGTTCAGATCTGGTAA
- a CDS encoding rhodanese-like domain-containing protein, whose protein sequence is MTVKVYDFTSKTENPNFEDVQDIAPLELHQNMSKVKMIDVRQPDEYTGELGHVPGSQLLVLDTLPDHLEDLPKDQTIVFICRSGARSARATAFAKMNGFTHVFNMLGGMLHWNELQLPVER, encoded by the coding sequence ATGACAGTGAAGGTTTACGATTTCACATCTAAAACAGAGAATCCTAATTTTGAAGATGTTCAAGACATTGCTCCTCTTGAACTTCATCAAAACATGTCCAAAGTAAAAATGATCGATGTTCGTCAGCCTGATGAATACACTGGTGAGCTTGGCCACGTCCCAGGTTCCCAGTTATTAGTGCTCGACACTCTTCCAGATCATTTGGAAGACCTTCCTAAAGACCAAACAATCGTGTTTATCTGTCGCAGCGGAGCCCGTTCGGCTCGCGCCACTGCTTTTGCGAAGATGAATGGATTCACACACGTATTTAATATGCTAGGCGGAATGCTTCATTGGAATGAATTGCAACTGCCTGTTGAAAGATAG
- a CDS encoding PspC domain-containing protein, with amino-acid sequence METMAAGVQNTKYRWVRASDGALAGVCKGLAQTFEIETWMLRIIWLVAILWFGSGVLLYFTLWYALPRVDRLDYALDRKVLGVCARIAKRYALEVGVVRTTALLFLYVTFGAAILVYGLCYFLIPESPKPAKSP; translated from the coding sequence ATGGAAACTATGGCAGCCGGAGTTCAGAATACTAAATATCGTTGGGTTCGAGCCTCTGACGGAGCCTTGGCCGGGGTTTGCAAAGGTCTGGCTCAGACTTTTGAAATTGAAACCTGGATGCTTCGCATTATTTGGTTGGTCGCTATCCTTTGGTTTGGCTCTGGGGTGCTCTTATATTTCACCCTATGGTATGCGCTGCCTCGCGTCGACAGACTGGACTATGCTCTAGATAGAAAGGTTCTAGGCGTCTGTGCTAGAATAGCCAAGAGATACGCACTCGAGGTGGGAGTGGTAAGAACCACGGCTCTCCTCTTTTTGTACGTCACATTCGGAGCTGCGATCTTGGTTTATGGGCTTTGTTACTTCTTGATACCTGAAAGCCCTAAACCTGCAAAGTCGCCCTAA
- a CDS encoding HAD-IG family 5'-nucleotidase, with protein sequence MPGKVFVNRTLNLKKIRYIGVDMDHTLVRYNSENFERLSHTTMIDKLVKRGYPETLRKLTFDYNFAIRGLVIDRKMGNLLKLNRYTAIRASYHGLKPLDFKTHQKLYKSTYIDLSNTDYLAVDTSFSISLANLIGQIVELKDTDTANKYPEYVQIADDVLDALDEAHRDGSLKDEVKKNLDHYIIKDPGLVAGLEKFRRHGKKIFVLTNSDFHYTKLLLDYAVQPFLKDFKSWQDLFEVTITFASKPKFFYENQKYLRVNPADGSMTNMEGKLTPGIYQGGNAKKFTADLDLNGDDILYIGDHIYGDILRLKKDCNWRTAMVIEELDSEVEKNRQAEPINAEIETLMKKKEPFEDELTEIMTRKIEKAADVNEAQIETLQKSISEIDGQISSHIKKQQALYNANWGQLMRAGNEESYFAYQLDRYACVYMEKLADLLELSPRTYFRAPRRPLAHEIY encoded by the coding sequence ATGCCAGGAAAAGTATTTGTTAACAGAACATTGAATCTTAAAAAGATTCGCTACATCGGTGTTGATATGGACCATACGTTGGTTCGTTATAACTCCGAAAACTTTGAACGACTTTCTCATACTACGATGATCGATAAATTGGTTAAACGTGGTTACCCGGAAACTCTTCGCAAGCTGACGTTTGATTATAACTTCGCGATCCGCGGACTTGTGATCGACCGTAAGATGGGAAATCTTTTGAAATTGAACCGCTACACGGCGATCCGTGCGAGCTATCATGGTTTGAAACCACTTGATTTCAAAACTCATCAAAAACTTTATAAGTCGACTTACATCGATCTTTCCAACACTGATTATTTGGCAGTCGATACATCGTTCTCCATTTCTTTGGCGAACCTTATTGGCCAGATCGTTGAATTGAAAGACACCGATACAGCTAACAAGTATCCAGAATACGTTCAGATTGCTGACGACGTTTTGGATGCTTTGGATGAAGCTCACCGTGACGGCTCATTGAAAGATGAAGTTAAAAAGAACCTGGATCACTACATCATTAAAGATCCAGGATTGGTTGCGGGCCTTGAAAAATTCCGTCGCCACGGGAAAAAGATTTTCGTTCTTACGAACTCTGATTTCCATTACACGAAATTGCTTTTGGACTATGCGGTTCAACCGTTCCTGAAAGATTTCAAATCATGGCAGGATCTTTTTGAAGTCACGATCACTTTCGCTTCCAAGCCCAAGTTCTTCTATGAAAATCAAAAATATCTGCGCGTGAACCCAGCTGACGGCTCCATGACAAACATGGAAGGCAAGCTGACTCCGGGCATTTACCAAGGCGGTAATGCTAAGAAGTTCACAGCCGACCTTGATTTGAACGGTGATGACATTCTTTACATTGGTGACCATATCTACGGCGACATCCTTCGTTTGAAAAAGGATTGTAACTGGAGAACAGCGATGGTGATCGAGGAGCTTGATTCTGAAGTTGAAAAAAACAGACAAGCCGAGCCGATCAATGCCGAAATCGAGACCTTGATGAAAAAGAAAGAGCCGTTTGAAGACGAGTTGACTGAAATCATGACTCGTAAAATTGAAAAAGCGGCTGACGTTAACGAAGCGCAAATCGAAACTCTGCAAAAAAGTATTTCAGAGATCGATGGTCAGATTAGTTCTCACATCAAAAAACAACAGGCGCTGTACAATGCGAACTGGGGTCAATTGATGAGAGCAGGTAACGAGGAAAGCTATTTTGCTTACCAGTTGGACCGTTATGCTTGCGTATATATGGAAAAATTGGCGGATCTTTTGGAGCTGTCTCCAAGAACTTACTTCCGTGCACCACGTAGACCACTAGCCCACGAGATTTACTAA
- the ribD gene encoding bifunctional diaminohydroxyphosphoribosylaminopyrimidine deaminase/5-amino-6-(5-phosphoribosylamino)uracil reductase RibD, translated as MELISSLTTPVRGTPMTVDAAMALAISEAYKGGPRVSPNPLVGCVVLDARGGFVSAGHHEFYGGPHAEVNAVKNLSHEDLKDAHVIVTLEPCAHEGKTPSCAKMLAKLPIKRVTFGLIDPNPLVAGQGAEILRHVGIEADLYQADDLKLDQEMRIKLEEVCEAFLWNFRHKKVFVALKMASSLDGQVALRSGESQWITGSESREYVHYLRACYDGLLVGKGTIKFDNPSLNIRHPQIEKKNKVVIIDGEADLLAKYPELKVCAEHDSQNVFWCVAEELKDETQKKAQKLSKVPQLIFVKTKVGGDLDLEDLLAQLYKLGFRSILVEGGALTASSFVHSDLVNRIYMFQAPIIMGSGGSKSWTETVRIETMKDKIFIQHPNYKTFGNDFMITGRIQ; from the coding sequence ATGGAACTTATTAGCAGTCTTACTACACCCGTTCGGGGAACGCCTATGACCGTCGATGCGGCTATGGCATTAGCCATAAGTGAGGCATACAAAGGTGGGCCCCGTGTTAGCCCTAATCCACTTGTAGGATGTGTTGTTTTGGATGCCCGCGGTGGCTTTGTTTCTGCCGGTCATCACGAGTTTTACGGCGGTCCTCATGCGGAAGTAAACGCCGTAAAAAACCTTTCTCATGAAGATCTTAAAGATGCTCACGTGATCGTGACTTTGGAGCCTTGTGCTCACGAAGGCAAAACACCGTCTTGCGCCAAGATGCTTGCAAAACTTCCCATCAAGCGGGTGACTTTTGGATTGATTGATCCAAATCCTTTGGTTGCGGGCCAAGGTGCAGAGATTCTGCGCCATGTGGGAATCGAAGCGGATCTTTATCAGGCTGACGATTTGAAATTAGATCAGGAAATGCGCATCAAGCTTGAAGAAGTCTGTGAAGCCTTTCTGTGGAATTTCCGTCACAAGAAAGTTTTTGTCGCCTTGAAGATGGCGAGCTCCCTGGATGGACAAGTAGCCCTGCGCTCGGGGGAAAGCCAATGGATCACGGGTTCAGAATCTCGCGAATACGTTCATTATCTGCGCGCGTGTTATGATGGTTTGTTGGTGGGTAAAGGGACGATCAAATTCGACAATCCTTCACTCAACATTCGTCATCCGCAAATTGAAAAGAAAAACAAAGTTGTCATCATCGATGGTGAAGCCGATCTTTTAGCAAAATATCCGGAACTTAAAGTCTGTGCAGAGCATGATTCGCAGAACGTTTTTTGGTGCGTGGCGGAGGAACTGAAAGACGAAACTCAAAAGAAAGCTCAAAAGCTTTCCAAGGTTCCGCAGTTGATTTTTGTGAAAACCAAAGTCGGCGGTGATCTGGATTTGGAAGATCTTTTGGCTCAGCTTTACAAACTGGGATTCAGATCCATATTAGTTGAAGGCGGCGCTTTAACTGCCAGCAGCTTCGTGCACAGTGATTTGGTAAATCGGATCTATATGTTCCAGGCTCCCATCATCATGGGCAGTGGTGGTTCGAAATCTTGGACGGAAACCGTTCGCATCGAAACCATGAAGGATAAGATCTTTATTCAACATCCGAATTATAAAACCTTCGGAAATGACTTTATGATCACAGGGAGAATTCAATAA
- a CDS encoding DUF4337 domain-containing protein, whose translation MDEIEVPLEQTQEHIQHHALHDGGSGNSLINLSAVLSAILAVCAAICALLAGHYSNEAMIEQIKSSDQWSYYQAKGIKGALQEFRLEMNTQQSDTAKVEAIKAKIEKYKEDQEKISEDAKEKEEISELKLHQHERLAMAVTFFQVAIAIIAIGVLTRKKFFFYMGTGSGILGLILFISFLFIS comes from the coding sequence ATGGATGAAATCGAAGTACCATTAGAACAAACCCAAGAACATATTCAACACCACGCTCTTCACGACGGCGGCAGCGGTAATAGCCTCATCAATTTGAGCGCTGTGCTCTCTGCGATCCTAGCCGTGTGTGCGGCGATCTGCGCTTTGCTAGCGGGTCACTATTCCAATGAAGCGATGATCGAGCAGATCAAGTCATCGGATCAGTGGTCTTACTATCAAGCCAAAGGTATCAAAGGCGCTTTGCAGGAGTTCCGTTTAGAAATGAACACTCAGCAAAGTGACACCGCTAAGGTTGAAGCCATCAAAGCTAAGATCGAAAAGTACAAAGAGGATCAGGAAAAGATCTCGGAAGATGCAAAAGAGAAAGAAGAGATCAGCGAGCTCAAGCTTCACCAACACGAACGCCTGGCAATGGCCGTGACGTTCTTTCAGGTGGCCATCGCGATTATAGCGATCGGCGTACTAACTCGCAAAAAATTCTTCTTTTATATGGGTACGGGATCCGGAATACTCGGACTGATTCTGTTTATTTCGTTCTTATTTATCAGCTAG
- a CDS encoding Rossmann-like and DUF2520 domain-containing protein: protein MATNTNLPISYLIIGSGRVARHIAHYFHLSNISFQSWDRSQDPHALRVKIAAATHVLLAISDGALQGFYRQHLMGHDEKIVVHFSGAHSFDGMIAAHPLMTFGNDLYELEFYRKIHFTLTGASSLDEALPGLTNSYSWLPSAQKALYHTQCVMGGNFVTLLIARMLSGFAAMKVPAEAAHLYVQKVVENTFANPETALTGPLVRKDVETVAANLKALENDPALNIYKAFLETYWPDYPRK from the coding sequence ATGGCGACGAATACGAATTTACCAATTTCTTATCTCATTATTGGCTCTGGCCGCGTCGCCCGCCATATTGCTCACTATTTTCATCTGTCAAATATCAGTTTTCAAAGTTGGGATCGCTCCCAGGACCCTCATGCATTACGCGTTAAGATTGCGGCAGCCACTCATGTTTTGTTGGCTATCAGCGACGGTGCCTTGCAGGGCTTTTATCGCCAACACCTGATGGGACATGATGAGAAAATCGTGGTGCATTTTTCCGGCGCCCATTCCTTTGACGGAATGATCGCGGCACATCCGTTGATGACTTTTGGAAATGATCTTTACGAGCTAGAATTTTACCGGAAAATCCATTTCACTTTAACCGGTGCCTCTAGCCTGGACGAGGCCTTGCCAGGTCTCACGAATTCATATTCCTGGCTCCCTTCGGCACAAAAGGCGCTTTATCATACACAGTGTGTGATGGGTGGAAATTTTGTGACTTTGTTGATTGCCAGAATGCTTTCCGGCTTTGCAGCGATGAAGGTTCCCGCAGAAGCAGCTCATCTGTACGTGCAAAAAGTTGTGGAAAACACTTTTGCAAATCCTGAGACCGCACTGACGGGCCCGCTAGTTCGTAAAGACGTTGAAACAGTGGCGGCGAATCTTAAAGCTTTGGAAAACGATCCGGCTCTGAATATCTACAAAGCATTTCTTGAAACCTATTGGCCTGATTATCCGCGAAAGTGA
- a CDS encoding RNA methyltransferase, producing the protein MKRPFEVRIVLVRTIYERNVGATSRAMSNMGVEKLIMIAPQCELTYEAQQTAATGQTGLQNRTTYQSWDEFMANEPESIKIAFTARDGKGRQVRDIDDVLADVKANAPQFQHESDEPYTVHLIFGPEDWGLAGEDLEFANHCACLPTFGENWSLNLAQATLLGMFSLRKAWGGNRTKLDGGKKRRAPQGIQGINPEQTLKTWIEEMGFDLSKQRKINAFTVLRRMLLQNTPTKKELVILETVLQQSIRKLREWKEFKNRER; encoded by the coding sequence ATGAAACGTCCCTTCGAAGTGCGCATTGTTTTAGTGCGCACAATTTATGAGAGAAACGTCGGCGCCACTTCTCGTGCTATGAGCAACATGGGCGTTGAAAAATTGATCATGATCGCACCTCAGTGCGAATTGACCTACGAAGCTCAGCAAACGGCAGCCACAGGTCAAACGGGTCTGCAAAATCGCACGACATATCAATCCTGGGATGAGTTCATGGCTAATGAGCCCGAAAGCATCAAAATTGCCTTTACTGCCCGTGATGGTAAAGGTCGTCAGGTTCGCGATATCGATGACGTTCTGGCCGACGTCAAAGCCAACGCTCCCCAATTTCAACATGAATCCGACGAGCCCTACACAGTTCATTTGATCTTTGGTCCCGAAGACTGGGGCCTTGCAGGTGAAGACCTGGAATTCGCAAACCACTGTGCGTGCTTGCCGACTTTCGGTGAAAACTGGAGCTTGAATCTGGCTCAAGCAACCTTGCTGGGCATGTTCTCATTGCGTAAAGCTTGGGGCGGCAACCGCACGAAGCTGGATGGCGGTAAAAAACGTCGTGCTCCTCAAGGTATTCAAGGGATCAATCCTGAGCAAACCTTGAAAACATGGATTGAAGAGATGGGCTTTGATCTTTCTAAACAACGTAAGATCAACGCCTTCACTGTGCTTCGTCGTATGCTTTTACAAAACACACCGACCAAAAAAGAATTGGTGATCCTGGAAACGGTTCTGCAACAATCCATCCGCAAACTCCGCGAATGGAAAGAATTTAAAAATCGCGAACGCTAA